One genomic window of Paenibacillus xylanilyticus includes the following:
- a CDS encoding cobalt-precorrin-5B (C(1))-methyltransferase, giving the protein MEKKRMKSGEAPDPDKPMRSGFTTGACATAVAKGATQLLLTGITPAQAVVSLPAGFDHSFELIEQELMADGTAACATIKDAGDDPDATHLAKIIAHVSWREEPGVELDGGIGVGRVTKPGLPVPVGEAAINPVPRRMITEAVTQVLAEHGTARGVRVVISVPDGEEIAKKTLNSRLGILGGISILGTRGVVVPFSTSAYKASVVQAISVAQASGCDHIVLTTGGSSEKYAMKMMPELPEEAFIQMGDFVGFAIKHGKRLGMKRISLVGMPGKFAKVAQGVMMVHSKSAQVDFGFLASVARETGAGDELAQAIEEANTATQVADMMTEAGYLPYFEKLCTYACRHCLEHAGGGVTVEVVLVTMKGMELGRAEISELDDSSWSKES; this is encoded by the coding sequence ATGGAAAAGAAACGCATGAAAAGCGGGGAAGCACCCGACCCGGACAAACCGATGCGTTCCGGCTTCACCACAGGAGCCTGCGCGACGGCCGTTGCCAAGGGGGCCACGCAGCTTCTGTTAACCGGGATTACTCCTGCACAGGCTGTGGTTTCATTGCCCGCGGGCTTTGACCACTCGTTCGAACTGATCGAGCAGGAACTGATGGCGGACGGCACGGCTGCCTGTGCCACCATCAAGGATGCCGGGGATGATCCGGATGCTACGCATCTGGCGAAGATCATCGCACATGTCTCCTGGCGCGAGGAGCCTGGTGTGGAGCTGGATGGCGGCATTGGGGTAGGTCGTGTGACCAAACCGGGCCTGCCTGTTCCTGTCGGCGAAGCGGCGATTAATCCCGTTCCGCGCCGTATGATTACCGAGGCCGTAACCCAGGTGCTTGCCGAACATGGGACAGCCAGGGGAGTAAGAGTGGTCATAAGCGTGCCGGACGGCGAAGAGATTGCCAAGAAGACGCTGAATTCGCGTCTCGGCATTTTGGGCGGCATCTCCATTTTGGGCACACGTGGCGTGGTCGTTCCATTCTCCACCTCTGCGTACAAAGCAAGTGTGGTACAAGCCATTTCAGTTGCGCAGGCATCTGGCTGTGATCACATTGTGCTGACGACAGGCGGCAGCAGTGAGAAATATGCGATGAAAATGATGCCCGAATTGCCCGAAGAAGCCTTCATTCAGATGGGTGACTTTGTCGGGTTCGCCATCAAGCACGGGAAACGACTGGGCATGAAACGCATCAGCCTGGTGGGGATGCCGGGCAAATTTGCCAAAGTGGCTCAAGGAGTCATGATGGTGCACTCCAAGAGTGCGCAGGTGGATTTTGGATTTCTTGCGTCCGTGGCCCGCGAGACCGGGGCTGGAGATGAACTGGCGCAAGCGATCGAGGAAGCCAACACGGCGACTCAAGTGGCCGACATGATGACTGAGGCGGGGTATTTGCCCTATTTTGAAAAGCTATGTACATATGCCTGTAGGCACTGCCTGGAGCATGCCGGAGGCGGAGTGACGGTCGAAGTGGTATTGGTCACGATGAAAGGAATGGAACTCGGGAGGGCGGAAATCAGTGAACTGGACGACAGCAGCTGGAGCAAAGAATCATAG
- a CDS encoding SDR family oxidoreductase, translating into MVRTVCVTGAARGLGLALTAQMLKRGYIVYAAGLDMESSEGIRLLVQAYPKHLRVIELDIADDLSVALFAETIKLDTDRLDMLINNAAILGNITDHVRGPLNFAEMAEVFNVNTLGSLRVTHAMLPLLLAGAGKLIVDISSEAGSIEQCDRHGWFAYCMSKSALNMQARLVHNGIKDEGGQVMLIHPGWVQSYMSGELNTAADLTPEQSAQHIAALIDRHKDFMGDQPAYVDYKGDDLPW; encoded by the coding sequence ATGGTGAGAACCGTATGTGTGACCGGGGCAGCCCGGGGACTTGGATTGGCTCTGACAGCACAAATGCTGAAGAGAGGATATATTGTATATGCTGCAGGTCTGGATATGGAGAGCTCAGAGGGGATTCGTCTGCTCGTGCAAGCTTATCCGAAGCATCTTCGGGTCATTGAGCTGGATATTGCCGATGATCTGTCCGTTGCGCTGTTTGCCGAGACCATCAAACTGGATACAGATCGTCTGGATATGCTGATCAATAATGCGGCTATACTAGGGAATATTACCGATCATGTCCGCGGGCCGTTAAACTTTGCCGAAATGGCAGAGGTATTCAACGTGAATACGCTGGGTTCACTGCGTGTAACTCACGCAATGCTGCCCCTCCTTCTTGCGGGCGCGGGCAAGCTGATTGTGGACATCTCATCGGAGGCGGGCAGTATTGAGCAGTGCGACAGACATGGCTGGTTCGCTTACTGCATGTCCAAATCTGCACTAAACATGCAGGCTAGGCTTGTGCATAATGGAATCAAGGATGAAGGTGGACAGGTCATGCTGATTCATCCCGGGTGGGTGCAGAGCTATATGAGCGGTGAATTGAACACAGCCGCAGACCTTACGCCAGAACAATCGGCACAGCATATCGCAGCACTTATTGACCGCCATAAGGATTTTATGGGAGATCAGCCTGCCTATGTAGACTATAAGGGGGACGATCTTCCCTGGTAA
- a CDS encoding ABC1 kinase family protein produces MAVRIKHVGRYREIAMALVRHGFGYMVEELGLFQLLAIPRRWMSREAHTTKTLSERIRLVLQELGPAFVKLGQLASTRADLLPEPVIRELVKLQDQVPPFSSETARGILEQELDTPLEEIFSRFDDTPVAAASIGQVHLGKLRTGEAVAIKIQRPGISRIVQRDLDILRELTAMAEKRWDWVKQYQIPQMVEEYAQALMAELDYTVEGRNTEKIAQQYQQDNKVKIPLIYWDQTSSRVLTMEYVEGIKLNDRDELVRRGHDLNDIAQRLVDSLLNQIFIHGFFHADPHPGNLMVLKDGRLAFIDFGMVGTLSDEMKQHLASLIIGLMRKDTDSMIRAIEKLGMMPDDMDLRGLHNDLDKLRSKYYDIPFSKISVGQALNDLFGVAQRHRVVMPADIVLLGKSLLTMEGVIEHLDPSLSIVDMAEPFGRKLIKDRFSPGRIKNRLFRSAADLAESVIGLPGQLRQLSSIISKGKLRLEVSVPELDTLMRRLDQISNRLSFSIVLLAFCIIMVGLIIGSSISHQSTMLWDIPVIEIGFLVAILMVAFLLYSIFKSGRF; encoded by the coding sequence ATGGCTGTGCGAATTAAACATGTCGGCAGATACCGGGAAATTGCCATGGCGCTGGTGCGTCATGGCTTCGGTTATATGGTCGAGGAACTGGGGCTGTTCCAGCTGCTGGCCATACCTCGGCGGTGGATGTCACGTGAAGCACACACGACCAAAACGCTGAGTGAACGGATCAGACTGGTGCTGCAGGAGCTGGGGCCGGCTTTCGTGAAGCTGGGGCAATTGGCAAGCACAAGAGCGGATCTGCTGCCCGAGCCGGTCATCCGTGAACTGGTGAAGCTTCAGGATCAGGTACCCCCTTTCTCTTCGGAAACGGCACGGGGGATTCTGGAACAGGAATTGGATACACCGCTGGAAGAGATCTTTTCCCGGTTCGACGATACCCCGGTGGCTGCAGCCAGCATCGGGCAGGTGCATCTGGGCAAGCTTCGAACCGGAGAGGCCGTCGCCATCAAGATCCAGCGTCCCGGCATCTCACGGATTGTGCAGCGGGATTTGGATATTTTGCGTGAGCTGACGGCGATGGCGGAGAAGCGATGGGACTGGGTGAAGCAGTACCAGATTCCGCAGATGGTAGAGGAGTATGCCCAGGCGCTGATGGCTGAACTGGATTATACCGTTGAGGGGCGGAATACCGAGAAGATCGCCCAGCAGTACCAGCAGGATAACAAGGTCAAAATCCCGCTAATCTACTGGGATCAGACTTCCTCGCGTGTGTTAACCATGGAATACGTGGAGGGTATCAAGCTGAATGACCGTGACGAACTGGTCAGACGTGGACATGACCTGAATGACATTGCCCAGCGACTGGTGGATTCCTTGTTGAATCAGATCTTTATTCATGGTTTCTTCCATGCGGATCCGCATCCTGGCAACCTGATGGTGTTAAAAGACGGGCGACTGGCGTTTATCGATTTTGGCATGGTTGGCACTCTGAGCGATGAGATGAAGCAGCATCTGGCTTCGCTCATCATCGGGTTGATGCGCAAGGATACAGACAGCATGATCCGGGCGATTGAGAAACTGGGCATGATGCCGGATGACATGGATCTCCGCGGCCTCCATAATGACTTGGACAAGCTGCGCAGCAAATATTATGACATTCCCTTTTCCAAAATCAGCGTGGGCCAGGCGCTTAACGATCTGTTCGGTGTGGCACAGAGACACCGGGTCGTCATGCCAGCTGACATTGTGCTGCTGGGGAAATCACTGCTCACAATGGAAGGCGTGATCGAACATCTGGATCCATCACTCAGCATTGTGGATATGGCGGAACCCTTCGGCCGGAAGCTGATCAAGGACCGGTTCAGTCCGGGACGAATCAAGAATCGGCTGTTCCGCAGTGCCGCAGACCTGGCTGAGAGTGTGATCGGACTGCCGGGGCAGCTCCGGCAGCTATCCTCCATTATCAGTAAAGGCAAGCTGCGGCTTGAGGTTAGCGTACCCGAACTGGACACGCTGATGCGCAGGCTGGACCAGATCAGTAATCGTCTTTCCTTCAGTATCGTGCTGCTCGCCTTCTGTATCATTATGGTCGGACTCATTATTGGTTCCTCAATCAGCCATCAGTCAACGATGCTGTGGGATATTCCGGTCATTGAGATCGGTTTTCTGGTTGCCATTCTGATGGTGGCCTTTCTGCTCTATTCGATTTTCAAATCGGGAAGATTCTAG
- the cobM gene encoding precorrin-4 C(11)-methyltransferase — protein MKTLEPKVYIVGAGPGDPELITVKGSNILRNADLVLYTDSLVNDELIATAKPEAEVLQSSGMDLEQQVELMCEATRAGRSVARVHTGDPAVYGAILEQMVLLKQQGVEYEIIPGVSSVFASAAALGAELTVPELTQTVILTRAEGRTPVPEREKLRDLASHHCTVALFLSATLAKKVVVEFLAAGWSEDTPVAVVQRATWPDQKIVRTTLANLAADLRAAGITMHAMILAGWALDPDLVNRDAHRSKLYDKTFTHGYRKGVKSGE, from the coding sequence ATGAAAACGCTGGAACCGAAAGTATATATCGTAGGTGCAGGCCCGGGTGACCCCGAACTGATTACGGTGAAGGGCTCGAACATTTTGAGAAATGCGGATCTGGTCCTGTACACCGACTCCCTCGTGAACGATGAACTGATTGCGACGGCAAAGCCTGAAGCAGAAGTGCTGCAGAGCTCCGGCATGGATCTGGAGCAGCAGGTTGAGCTCATGTGTGAAGCCACTCGTGCAGGCCGCAGCGTAGCTCGTGTGCATACCGGTGATCCGGCGGTGTACGGCGCAATTCTGGAACAGATGGTACTGCTGAAACAGCAGGGCGTGGAGTATGAGATTATTCCGGGTGTTAGCTCGGTCTTTGCTTCGGCGGCCGCCCTCGGAGCGGAACTAACTGTGCCTGAACTGACGCAGACGGTTATTCTCACCCGCGCAGAAGGCCGCACGCCAGTGCCTGAACGCGAGAAGCTGCGTGATCTGGCGTCACATCACTGTACGGTGGCCCTCTTCCTGAGTGCTACGCTGGCGAAAAAAGTCGTGGTTGAATTCCTCGCCGCAGGGTGGAGCGAAGATACACCGGTGGCGGTTGTGCAGCGCGCGACTTGGCCGGATCAGAAAATTGTACGGACTACGCTCGCCAATCTGGCTGCCGATCTGCGTGCCGCTGGTATTACGATGCATGCGATGATTCTGGCAGGCTGGGCACTTGATCCCGATCTCGTGAACCGGGATGCCCACCGTTCCAAGCTGTATGACAAAACCTTCACTCATGGTTATCGCAAAGGAGTGAAGTCCGGTGAGTAA
- a CDS encoding phasin family protein, producing the protein MSDLFKKAISLGLGLTVVSKEKIEKTVDDLVKRGELAPGESKALVERLMERGDEEQGQLKRVIHEQVKRVLQEVGVPSESDVTSLEQRVAVLEKKLAELGQTPQLQPDVSPAPLEVPPPHKGNEIE; encoded by the coding sequence ATGAGCGATTTGTTCAAAAAGGCGATCTCATTAGGGTTGGGTCTTACCGTCGTAAGCAAGGAAAAAATCGAAAAAACCGTAGATGATCTGGTCAAACGCGGGGAACTTGCGCCAGGTGAATCCAAAGCCTTGGTCGAGCGTCTAATGGAACGAGGCGACGAAGAGCAGGGTCAGCTTAAGCGTGTGATTCATGAGCAGGTCAAGCGGGTGCTTCAGGAAGTAGGCGTACCTTCGGAGAGTGATGTGACCAGTCTGGAACAGCGCGTTGCTGTACTGGAGAAAAAGCTCGCCGAATTGGGCCAAACACCACAGCTGCAACCAGATGTATCCCCAGCTCCACTTGAAGTTCCTCCTCCGCACAAAGGAAACGAGATCGAGTAG
- a CDS encoding cobyrinate a,c-diamide synthase encodes MSISNQSARPRLIIAGTGSGAGKTTVTLGLMKALAQSGMSVQGFKCGPDYIDPTYHTAVTGRASRNLDAWMTSPEYVREAFAKASAGHDISIIEGVMGLYDGKDPLSNTGSTAEIALVTQTPVILVVDVRSMARSAAAIVLGFQQLEPELNIAGVIVNRCGSAGHYSIVKKAIEQMCGIPVVGWLKREEDMSIPERHLGLVPAIERGELEPLFERAADALLEGTDLDAIIAIAKAAPDIEEELIMNNEDISRQNPDPMSAGAHLKCSEDSTSGECDERGTSSRPVIAVARDAAFNFYYPDNLELLEAAGAGLKYFSPLAGEGIPSEADGIYLGGGFPEEFAALIADNVSFLEGLREAVRREMPLFAECGGYMVLAETLTNREGLTYNMAGIIPAGVQMQAKRAALGYREARAVEDSFLLKKGEVIRGHEFHYSTMTYQEEGDIPYAYETKGLRGMKQEGYARGNVVAGYTHVHLGSHPGAAGRWVQHCLSYRLRRSGQHI; translated from the coding sequence ATGAGCATTTCAAATCAATCTGCCAGACCACGGCTGATCATAGCCGGAACGGGGAGCGGTGCAGGAAAAACAACGGTAACTCTGGGCCTGATGAAAGCACTGGCCCAGAGCGGAATGAGCGTACAGGGCTTCAAATGCGGGCCGGATTATATTGATCCAACCTATCATACGGCTGTAACGGGCAGAGCATCGCGAAATCTGGATGCATGGATGACCTCCCCGGAGTATGTAAGAGAAGCATTTGCCAAAGCATCAGCGGGACATGATATTTCCATTATTGAAGGTGTCATGGGATTGTATGATGGCAAAGATCCCTTAAGCAATACGGGATCAACTGCGGAAATTGCTCTCGTTACACAGACTCCGGTCATTCTGGTCGTGGATGTTCGCAGCATGGCTCGCAGTGCAGCTGCGATCGTGCTTGGTTTTCAGCAGCTGGAGCCTGAGCTTAACATCGCTGGTGTCATCGTCAATCGCTGCGGAAGTGCCGGCCACTACAGTATTGTGAAGAAAGCCATTGAGCAGATGTGCGGCATTCCTGTGGTTGGATGGCTGAAACGGGAGGAGGACATGTCAATTCCAGAGCGTCACTTAGGGCTGGTCCCTGCCATTGAACGGGGAGAGTTGGAGCCGCTGTTCGAGCGGGCTGCGGACGCATTGCTGGAAGGCACCGATCTGGATGCGATTATTGCGATAGCGAAGGCTGCACCTGACATAGAAGAAGAGTTAATCATGAACAATGAGGATATTTCACGGCAAAACCCAGATCCAATGTCGGCCGGTGCCCATTTGAAGTGCAGCGAAGACAGCACGTCTGGCGAGTGTGATGAACGCGGAACTTCGTCCCGTCCGGTAATAGCTGTTGCCCGGGATGCGGCGTTTAATTTCTATTACCCGGATAACCTGGAGCTGCTCGAAGCAGCAGGAGCCGGGTTGAAGTACTTCAGCCCGCTTGCAGGGGAAGGCATACCGTCTGAGGCAGATGGCATTTATCTTGGCGGGGGCTTTCCGGAGGAGTTTGCGGCATTGATCGCAGATAATGTCTCGTTTCTGGAGGGATTGCGTGAGGCCGTTCGCAGGGAGATGCCTTTGTTTGCGGAATGCGGAGGTTATATGGTGCTCGCGGAGACGTTAACCAACCGGGAAGGGCTAACGTATAACATGGCAGGGATTATACCTGCTGGGGTACAGATGCAAGCGAAGCGGGCGGCACTCGGTTATCGTGAGGCCAGAGCTGTAGAGGATTCCTTTTTGCTGAAAAAAGGAGAGGTGATCCGTGGCCATGAATTTCATTACTCTACCATGACCTACCAAGAGGAAGGCGACATTCCCTATGCTTATGAGACTAAGGGATTACGGGGCATGAAGCAGGAGGGATATGCCAGAGGTAACGTTGTAGCCGGGTATACCCATGTTCATCTCGGGTCTCATCCGGGTGCAGCAGGGAGATGGGTGCAGCATTGTCTGTCATACCGACTGAGAAGAAGTGGTCAGCATATATGA
- a CDS encoding ThuA domain-containing protein: MDHRKKALLLGDYTHPDWHPLQDVDAEISRIFHDSMTVQCSENRNMLLQENISGFDVCISYMDDWKGKVSPQQTAGLLSYVSNGGGLVILHNGISLQNRYELKQMIGAKFLHHPPYGPLEFTVTEHKHPVTEGITGFTMEEEPYLFEFGSFAETTILLEYQTEDGPKPAAWAHTYGLGRIVYLMPGHHVPSFAHESYRQLILQAGKWAARYV; the protein is encoded by the coding sequence ATGGACCATCGTAAAAAGGCGTTGTTGCTCGGCGATTATACACATCCGGACTGGCATCCGCTGCAGGATGTTGACGCAGAGATCAGCCGTATTTTTCATGATAGCATGACCGTGCAGTGCAGCGAGAATCGCAATATGCTGCTGCAGGAGAACATATCGGGATTTGATGTGTGTATTTCATACATGGACGATTGGAAGGGGAAAGTCTCTCCTCAGCAGACAGCTGGATTGCTGTCCTATGTGAGCAATGGAGGCGGCCTGGTCATTCTACATAACGGGATTTCGCTTCAGAATCGTTATGAACTCAAGCAGATGATTGGTGCGAAATTCCTGCATCATCCACCGTATGGACCGCTTGAGTTTACTGTGACGGAACATAAACACCCTGTGACCGAGGGGATTACCGGATTCACCATGGAAGAAGAGCCTTATCTGTTCGAGTTCGGATCATTCGCCGAAACCACGATTCTGCTTGAATACCAGACTGAAGATGGACCTAAGCCTGCGGCTTGGGCACATACCTATGGATTAGGCCGGATTGTGTACCTCATGCCAGGGCATCATGTGCCTTCTTTTGCACACGAATCCTATCGCCAGCTGATTTTGCAGGCAGGCAAATGGGCAGCACGATACGTGTAA
- the cbiE gene encoding precorrin-6y C5,15-methyltransferase (decarboxylating) subunit CbiE → MNWTTAAGAKNHRIRIIGVGEEGAAGLTVDSLNLIQEADVLVGGERQLQCFPAFAGEKLTIKSGLSDLVVKIKALQDTHNIVVLASGDPLFYGIAGYLARKLGPDQLEIRPNLSSLQLAFAKLGESWHDAVLESVHGRPLKGLAQRIDGQAKIALLTDEHNSPAAIGAYLQQFGMTEYDAYVAENLGGPDERARHYTLDELAAAECSPLNVVILLRRKDAPAPRKGFGFADEEFHQRKPEKGLITKREVRAFSLSELRLGEDSIVWDIGAGSGSVAVECTRLAPRGQVFAIEKNEGDLVNIEANRIKFRTDFTVLHAKAPAGLDELPNPDAVFIGGSGGELAQLIALCASRLRPEGRIVVNAATIETLHDSMKAMRDAGMDASVTLLQTARSKPILNMTRFDGLNPIYVITGQHAATEGAVAGVEE, encoded by the coding sequence GTGAACTGGACGACAGCAGCTGGAGCAAAGAATCATAGGATCCGTATCATCGGCGTAGGTGAAGAGGGTGCGGCAGGATTGACGGTGGATAGCCTGAATCTGATTCAGGAAGCAGATGTACTGGTGGGCGGCGAACGTCAGCTGCAGTGCTTTCCTGCATTTGCGGGAGAGAAGCTCACGATTAAGAGCGGATTAAGCGATTTGGTTGTGAAAATAAAAGCGCTGCAGGACACGCACAACATTGTTGTGCTTGCCTCAGGAGACCCGCTGTTCTACGGCATCGCCGGGTATCTTGCGCGTAAGCTGGGCCCGGATCAACTGGAGATCCGGCCTAATCTCAGCTCGCTGCAGCTGGCATTCGCCAAGCTTGGCGAGAGCTGGCACGACGCCGTGCTCGAGAGCGTGCACGGACGTCCGCTCAAGGGCCTCGCCCAGCGCATTGATGGCCAAGCCAAAATTGCGCTGCTCACGGACGAGCATAACAGCCCCGCTGCGATCGGGGCTTATCTGCAGCAGTTCGGCATGACCGAGTATGATGCCTACGTTGCCGAGAACCTCGGCGGGCCAGATGAACGTGCCCGCCATTACACCCTGGACGAGCTGGCAGCAGCTGAATGCAGCCCGCTGAACGTCGTCATTTTGCTGCGCCGCAAGGATGCGCCTGCGCCGCGCAAAGGGTTTGGGTTTGCGGATGAGGAATTCCATCAGCGCAAACCGGAGAAGGGCCTGATTACCAAGCGCGAGGTCCGCGCCTTCAGCTTGTCTGAGCTGCGACTTGGCGAGGACAGCATCGTGTGGGATATCGGCGCAGGTTCCGGTTCGGTGGCGGTCGAGTGCACGCGGCTTGCGCCGCGAGGCCAGGTCTTCGCCATCGAGAAGAACGAAGGTGACCTCGTGAACATCGAAGCCAACCGGATCAAATTCCGGACGGACTTCACCGTCCTTCATGCCAAAGCACCAGCAGGGCTGGACGAACTACCGAATCCGGATGCGGTGTTTATTGGCGGCAGCGGCGGCGAGCTCGCGCAGCTGATCGCCCTATGCGCGTCCCGGCTGCGCCCCGAGGGACGCATTGTCGTGAATGCAGCGACGATCGAAACGCTGCATGACAGCATGAAGGCGATGCGCGATGCAGGCATGGACGCCTCCGTGACGCTGCTTCAGACGGCGCGCAGCAAGCCGATTCTGAACATGACCCGTTTTGACGGATTGAATCCAATTTACGTGATCACAGGCCAGCATGCCGCGACAGAGGGAGCGGTAGCCGGAGTGGAAGAATGA
- the cobI gene encoding precorrin-2 C(20)-methyltransferase has product MSTAAVGTLYGVGVGPGDPELITVKAYRMIRECPVVAYPKKRKGGKSYAHEIVELYVNPEEKEMLGLIFPMTKDPVVLEREWGKTVEACWGALKEGKDVAFVTEGDPNLYSTFIHLARLMRELHPEVPIASIPGISSVLGAAAALDIHLADGDEQVGIIPATADKEAMRQAIEHHDTIVFIKVAKVLDPMLELLDEMGLGGKASVVTKVTSPYELVWRDARELKGQELEYLSLMVVSK; this is encoded by the coding sequence ATGAGTACGGCAGCAGTAGGTACGCTGTATGGCGTGGGTGTCGGGCCGGGAGACCCGGAACTGATTACGGTGAAGGCATACCGAATGATCCGGGAGTGTCCGGTGGTGGCATATCCGAAGAAACGCAAAGGCGGCAAATCGTATGCCCACGAAATCGTGGAACTGTATGTTAACCCGGAAGAGAAAGAGATGCTCGGTCTGATCTTTCCAATGACCAAGGACCCGGTTGTCCTTGAACGGGAGTGGGGCAAAACCGTCGAAGCCTGCTGGGGTGCGCTGAAGGAGGGGAAGGATGTGGCCTTTGTAACCGAAGGCGATCCGAATCTGTACAGCACCTTCATTCATCTGGCAAGGCTGATGCGTGAACTGCATCCCGAGGTACCGATTGCTTCGATTCCGGGAATTTCATCTGTACTGGGCGCCGCTGCTGCACTGGATATCCATCTGGCAGACGGGGATGAGCAGGTGGGCATTATCCCCGCGACTGCCGATAAGGAAGCGATGCGTCAGGCAATTGAGCATCACGATACGATTGTGTTTATCAAAGTGGCGAAGGTGCTTGACCCGATGCTTGAACTGCTGGACGAGATGGGTCTCGGCGGCAAAGCCTCGGTTGTCACCAAAGTCACTTCTCCATATGAACTGGTCTGGCGCGATGCCCGTGAACTGAAAGGGCAGGAGCTGGAATATCTGAGCCTGATGGTGGTGAGCAAATGA
- a CDS encoding cobalt-precorrin 5A hydrolase, with translation MSNPFAAVAITKHGVEMVRNLAGQFQGTDVYYMSKFVRGDEEELGYQLFEGSVKLIFPDLFKRYNGIILFISLGAVVRMIAPILVDKKVDPAVLVIDDRGENVISVLSGHLGGANELTRQVAEVLGARAVITTASDVQGTIPVDMFGRELGWIVDSFDKATPVSAAVVNEEPVALIQETGERNWWRYNKPVPDHIRVFSSMEETESFPFNAALVVSDRLLTEDEQTRFLTNGVLYRPKSLVLGMGCNRGTSMEELEQEMLTTLEELSLSVKSVRNIATIDLKKNEEGLLALCAKYGWELVTYTPAELNTVKLANPSETVFKYTGAYGVSEPAALLSSGADHWLLEKKKSGNLTISVTRIPFD, from the coding sequence GTGAGTAATCCGTTTGCAGCCGTAGCCATCACGAAGCATGGTGTGGAGATGGTACGCAATCTGGCTGGACAATTCCAGGGTACAGATGTGTACTACATGAGCAAGTTCGTCCGCGGGGATGAAGAAGAGCTGGGTTATCAGCTGTTTGAAGGCTCGGTGAAGCTGATTTTTCCGGATCTGTTCAAGCGTTACAATGGCATCATTCTATTTATTTCGCTGGGAGCAGTAGTCCGCATGATCGCCCCGATTCTGGTGGACAAAAAAGTGGATCCTGCCGTGCTGGTCATTGATGACCGCGGAGAGAATGTCATCAGTGTCCTGTCGGGCCATCTTGGCGGTGCGAATGAACTGACTCGTCAGGTTGCGGAAGTACTCGGTGCACGCGCGGTAATTACAACCGCTTCGGATGTGCAAGGAACAATCCCGGTAGACATGTTTGGACGGGAGCTGGGCTGGATCGTGGACAGCTTCGACAAGGCCACGCCAGTCAGTGCAGCGGTTGTTAACGAGGAGCCGGTTGCGCTGATTCAGGAGACGGGAGAACGGAACTGGTGGCGATATAACAAGCCTGTACCGGATCATATCCGTGTCTTCAGCAGCATGGAGGAAACCGAGTCATTTCCTTTCAATGCGGCACTTGTGGTCAGCGACCGCCTGCTCACGGAAGATGAACAGACACGTTTTCTGACAAATGGGGTGCTGTATCGACCGAAGAGTCTCGTACTGGGCATGGGCTGCAACCGCGGCACATCCATGGAGGAACTGGAGCAGGAGATGCTCACCACATTGGAAGAGCTGTCTCTATCAGTGAAAAGCGTACGAAACATAGCGACGATTGATCTGAAAAAGAATGAAGAAGGCCTGCTGGCGCTATGCGCCAAATACGGCTGGGAACTTGTGACGTATACGCCAGCCGAGCTGAATACCGTTAAGCTTGCAAATCCATCGGAGACGGTATTTAAATATACCGGAGCTTACGGTGTGAGCGAGCCTGCGGCATTACTGTCTTCCGGAGCGGACCACTGGCTGCTGGAGAAGAAAAAGAGCGGGAACCTGACGATTTCCGTAACGCGAATTCCTTTTGACTAA